Proteins found in one Maridesulfovibrio sp. genomic segment:
- a CDS encoding TRAP transporter large permease subunit: MISDPLMLAVFLVGAMVLFLLSGLWIGFSLYAAAICGMLFCKMNLPPTISVWDKIGDLMANSMWNTMNSWPLSALPLFILMGEILYRTSISTRLLNGLVPWLSNIPGRLYHINVVACSLFAAVSGSSAATTATVGKITYNELSERGYHKSLAIGSLAGSGTLGFLIPPSLIMIIYGILSDTSIGQLFIAGVIPGLTLAGVYSLYIIVRCMMDPTLVPQDKEKFTAAQRIGSLKDLFPVFLLITVVLGGIYAGLTTPTEAAVIGVLGALGIAIWFKNLTLNNFKEALLSAVKTSGMICFIICGAAFLSQVVGFLGIATALSKFIATLNLSPYMLIFVLGIMYVMLGMILDGISIVVMTLPIVLPIVIAAGFDPLWFGIFVVFMVELSQVTPPVGFSIFVIQYITNDNVKDILKATFPFFVIMVLMVVLVTIFPEIVFYLPQKMIGT; this comes from the coding sequence ATGATTAGTGATCCTCTGATGTTAGCTGTTTTTCTGGTTGGAGCTATGGTTCTGTTTCTTCTTTCCGGGCTGTGGATAGGTTTTTCCCTGTACGCGGCAGCCATTTGCGGTATGCTCTTTTGCAAAATGAATTTACCACCGACGATTTCGGTCTGGGATAAGATCGGCGATCTTATGGCTAACTCAATGTGGAACACCATGAATTCATGGCCGCTTTCAGCTTTGCCGCTGTTTATCCTCATGGGTGAAATTCTCTACAGAACCTCTATTTCCACCCGGTTGCTTAATGGGCTGGTTCCTTGGCTTTCCAATATTCCTGGCCGGTTGTATCACATTAATGTGGTGGCCTGTTCCCTATTCGCGGCTGTTTCCGGTTCGAGTGCGGCAACCACTGCAACCGTAGGTAAAATCACCTATAACGAGCTTTCCGAGCGAGGCTACCACAAGAGTCTGGCTATCGGTTCGCTGGCGGGGTCGGGGACGCTCGGTTTTTTGATTCCGCCCAGTCTGATTATGATCATCTACGGAATTCTGTCCGATACTTCCATCGGGCAGTTGTTTATTGCCGGGGTCATACCGGGACTGACTCTTGCGGGTGTTTATTCCCTGTACATTATCGTTCGCTGCATGATGGACCCTACGCTGGTACCGCAGGATAAGGAGAAGTTCACCGCTGCTCAGCGTATTGGATCATTGAAGGATCTTTTTCCGGTCTTCCTGCTTATTACTGTAGTTCTCGGCGGTATTTATGCCGGATTGACCACTCCCACAGAGGCGGCGGTAATCGGCGTGCTCGGAGCACTGGGTATCGCTATCTGGTTCAAGAATCTGACTCTGAACAATTTTAAGGAGGCGTTGCTATCCGCGGTAAAGACCAGTGGCATGATCTGTTTCATTATCTGCGGTGCTGCATTTCTGTCTCAGGTGGTCGGGTTTCTGGGGATTGCCACGGCGCTGTCCAAATTTATCGCCACCCTGAATTTGTCGCCGTATATGCTTATTTTCGTGCTGGGCATTATGTATGTAATGCTGGGAATGATTCTGGACGGAATTTCCATCGTGGTTATGACCCTGCCCATTGTTCTGCCTATTGTAATCGCAGCGGGATTCGATCCGCTCTGGTTCGGTATTTTTGTGGTTTTTATGGTTGAGTTGTCACAGGTCACGCCGCCGGTCGGCTTTTCCATCTTCGTCATCCAGTACATAACCAATGACAATGTGAAGGATATTTTGAAGGCGACTTTTCCTTTCTTTGTCATCATGGTCCTGATGGTTGTTTTAGTGACCATTTTTCCGGAAATAGTTTTTTATCTGCCGCAGAAGATGATTGGCACTTAA
- a CDS encoding TRAP transporter small permease yields the protein MRAFIRLIEGLSTGGAFLSAAGMLFIVALVVLEIFLRAVLNTSSLVSSEYGGYALVFLILTGLAYTMKEDGLIRINLLTSHFSANGKRIADIISGLLGAAITAFALKYAVSMVYETWDLEMTADTIAETPLWIPQLAIPVGLALLLIQIIAFIARRATEEPTDD from the coding sequence ATGCGTGCATTTATTCGCCTAATCGAAGGCCTCTCTACTGGAGGGGCCTTTCTTTCAGCTGCCGGGATGCTTTTCATCGTGGCCTTAGTGGTCCTTGAGATTTTTCTGCGTGCGGTGCTGAATACATCCTCCCTTGTTTCCAGTGAGTACGGTGGCTACGCGCTCGTTTTCCTGATTTTGACCGGGCTGGCCTATACAATGAAAGAAGACGGGCTGATTAGAATCAACCTGCTTACTTCCCATTTTTCGGCAAACGGCAAGCGTATCGCCGATATCATTTCCGGACTTCTTGGAGCGGCCATCACTGCTTTTGCTCTTAAGTATGCCGTATCAATGGTTTACGAAACATGGGACCTAGAAATGACAGCCGACACCATTGCCGAAACTCCGCTCTGGATTCCGCAACTGGCAATCCCTGTCGGCCTTGCATTACTCCTCATTCAGATCATTGCATTCATAGCCCGCAGGGCCACGGAGGAACCTACTGATGATTAG
- a CDS encoding TRAP transporter substrate-binding protein → MLKRIITTLIMVLAFAVSAQAADLKMDCNAIYGATNFHSQGAQLFADKVAEYTSGSVQITVHPGGSLGFKGPELLKAVKDGTLPMSDILMGVVAGSDQVFGVSSMPLIAKNYAEAKKLYEAAKPYYEKACRRWNQKMLYAAPWPPSGLFTKKPLKTVADFEGMKTRTYDKNGAELLRAVGASPMSLPWGELYSALQTGLVDSVLTSAVSGKDGKFWENLKYFTKINYAFPLNMMVINKDYWDALNPEQQEAVLKAAAEVEAYQWKQSSTSNDESLKILAENGIVISKPSKEVADMLSADAKLMLENTLKKAKKGFKGVIKAYGM, encoded by the coding sequence ATGTTAAAACGGATCATTACCACTTTAATTATGGTTCTGGCTTTCGCCGTTTCCGCGCAAGCCGCAGATCTTAAGATGGACTGTAACGCTATTTATGGTGCCACTAATTTTCATTCACAGGGTGCCCAGCTTTTCGCCGATAAGGTCGCTGAATATACCTCCGGTTCAGTACAGATAACCGTCCACCCCGGCGGAAGCCTCGGTTTTAAGGGTCCTGAGCTGCTAAAAGCCGTAAAAGACGGTACTCTGCCCATGTCTGATATCCTTATGGGTGTTGTTGCCGGTTCCGATCAGGTCTTCGGCGTCAGCTCCATGCCCCTGATTGCCAAAAACTATGCTGAAGCAAAAAAACTCTACGAAGCAGCCAAACCTTATTATGAAAAGGCCTGCCGTCGCTGGAATCAGAAAATGCTTTACGCAGCTCCCTGGCCTCCGAGTGGACTTTTCACCAAGAAACCCCTCAAAACCGTTGCTGATTTTGAAGGTATGAAAACCCGTACATATGACAAAAATGGAGCCGAACTGCTTCGCGCTGTCGGTGCCAGTCCCATGTCATTGCCTTGGGGTGAACTTTATTCCGCTTTGCAGACAGGGCTTGTTGATTCCGTGCTGACATCCGCAGTCTCCGGTAAGGACGGTAAGTTCTGGGAAAATCTTAAATACTTCACCAAAATCAACTACGCCTTCCCTCTGAATATGATGGTCATCAACAAAGATTACTGGGATGCGCTTAATCCTGAACAGCAGGAAGCAGTGCTTAAGGCTGCTGCTGAAGTTGAAGCTTATCAGTGGAAACAGTCCAGCACGAGTAATGATGAATCCCTCAAAATTCTGGCTGAAAACGGTATCGTAATTTCAAAGCCTTCAAAAGAAGTGGCCGATATGCTTTCCGCAGATGCTAAACTGATGCTCGAAAATACCCTCAAAAAAGCCAAAAAAGGCTTCAAGGGCGTGATTAAAGCCTATGGAATGTAG
- a CDS encoding hydantoinase/oxoprolinase family protein: protein MLIIGVDTGGTFTDFIYKDGEKWGVHKRLSTPHDPSEAVIKGIKHIAGERRVQVVHGSTVATNAILERKGVKTALITNEGFEDVIQIGRQNRSDLYDLAFCKKPHIVPPELRFGISGRIDHEGNEIEPFSEEKVQNILNKIKDSDVESVALCLLFSYLNPEHENRMRELLYGAGVPVSVSHEILAEFREFERTSTTVINAYVSPKMTKYLTKLQKTLGDDPLRIMQSNGGSISAETAMSESVRTILSGPAGGAVGAHAIGKMAGYDRLITFDMGGTSSDVALINEELPLTLESAIEDYPVKVPMIDIHTVGAGGGSIARLDAGGSLTVGPESAGADPGPICYGKGSEITVTDANLYLGRLIPEHFLGGEMALQTDKLDQAMEKMAAKAGLTPVELAEGILDIANTNMERAIRVISVERGFDPREFTMFSFGGAGGMHCAFLAKLLSIPKLFIPNNPGILSAVGMVMADVIKDYSLTVMRTQHNTDDAKLEELFAPLEEQGRNDLAGEGFAAEDIIVERFLDMRYQGQSFEIIVPFNGDWIEEFSRLHKQNYGYRNDDKTVEIVNIRLRTKGMPTKPEFPEAEALVSEMDSEALLGTTETVFDSAKLETRILNREKLRPGNKVDGPAIIIEYSSTLVIPPFAKGQVDAYGNLIFDIK from the coding sequence GTGCTTATTATTGGTGTAGATACCGGCGGAACGTTCACGGATTTTATTTATAAGGACGGTGAGAAATGGGGAGTACACAAACGTCTTTCTACTCCACACGACCCTTCAGAAGCTGTAATTAAAGGCATTAAGCACATCGCCGGAGAGCGCAGGGTTCAGGTGGTGCATGGTTCTACCGTGGCTACCAATGCAATTCTCGAACGTAAAGGGGTCAAGACCGCCCTTATCACCAATGAAGGATTTGAAGATGTTATCCAGATTGGTCGTCAGAACCGTTCCGACCTTTATGATTTAGCTTTTTGTAAAAAACCGCACATTGTCCCCCCTGAATTACGGTTTGGAATAAGCGGCAGAATTGACCATGAAGGAAACGAAATCGAACCGTTTTCCGAAGAAAAAGTGCAGAACATTCTCAATAAAATTAAAGACTCAGATGTTGAATCTGTCGCTCTTTGTCTTCTTTTTTCCTACTTAAACCCCGAACACGAGAACAGAATGCGCGAACTTCTGTACGGCGCGGGAGTTCCTGTTTCGGTTTCCCATGAAATCCTCGCTGAATTCCGTGAGTTCGAGCGCACCTCCACTACGGTTATCAACGCTTATGTTTCACCAAAGATGACCAAATACCTGACTAAACTTCAAAAAACTCTTGGCGATGATCCTCTACGCATCATGCAGAGCAACGGAGGTTCCATTTCCGCCGAAACAGCCATGAGCGAATCAGTGCGAACCATACTTTCCGGTCCTGCCGGGGGCGCGGTAGGAGCGCACGCAATCGGTAAAATGGCCGGATATGACAGGCTCATCACCTTTGATATGGGCGGAACTTCCTCGGATGTTGCATTAATTAATGAAGAGCTGCCTCTGACTCTGGAATCGGCGATCGAGGATTATCCTGTCAAAGTGCCCATGATCGATATACATACCGTAGGTGCTGGCGGTGGTTCCATTGCCCGTCTTGACGCCGGTGGTTCCCTGACCGTCGGCCCGGAAAGCGCTGGCGCCGATCCCGGTCCCATCTGCTATGGCAAGGGCTCCGAAATTACCGTCACAGATGCCAATCTTTATCTGGGCAGGCTGATTCCCGAACATTTTCTTGGCGGTGAAATGGCCCTGCAAACCGACAAGCTGGACCAAGCAATGGAAAAAATGGCCGCAAAAGCTGGACTTACTCCGGTCGAGCTTGCCGAGGGAATCCTCGATATAGCCAATACCAACATGGAACGGGCCATCCGGGTTATCTCAGTGGAACGCGGATTCGATCCCCGTGAATTCACCATGTTTTCTTTCGGCGGCGCGGGCGGCATGCATTGCGCATTTCTAGCCAAGCTGCTCTCCATTCCCAAACTGTTCATCCCGAATAATCCGGGCATCCTCTCCGCTGTAGGTATGGTCATGGCCGACGTAATCAAGGACTACTCCCTGACCGTAATGCGCACCCAGCACAATACTGACGACGCGAAACTCGAAGAACTTTTTGCGCCTTTGGAAGAACAGGGCCGTAACGATCTGGCCGGGGAAGGTTTCGCAGCGGAAGATATTATCGTAGAAAGATTTCTGGACATGCGCTACCAGGGTCAGTCCTTTGAGATTATAGTCCCCTTCAACGGTGACTGGATCGAGGAATTCTCCCGTCTGCACAAACAGAATTACGGCTACCGCAATGATGACAAGACTGTTGAAATCGTCAACATTCGTCTGCGCACCAAGGGCATGCCCACCAAGCCGGAATTCCCGGAAGCGGAAGCACTGGTTTCCGAAATGGACTCGGAAGCACTGCTCGGCACTACCGAAACCGTCTTTGATTCCGCTAAGCTGGAAACCCGCATCCTAAACCGCGAAAAACTCCGCCCCGGTAACAAAGTGGACGGTCCGGCAATCATCATCGAATACAGCTCTACTCTGGTAATTCCGCCCTTTGCCAAGGGTCAGGTAGATGCATACGGCAACCTAATTTTCGACATTAAGTAG
- a CDS encoding hydantoinase B/oxoprolinase family protein, with protein sequence MNVNPILLEVFKNRFAAISEEMGVTLTRTAFSPNIKERRDLSCAVFDRKGDMVAQAAHIPVHLGSMPLSVKSAIENSDFKDGDMVMLNDPFKGGTHLPDITLVAPVFCEGSPEPDFYVANRAHHSDVGGMASGSMPLSTSLYQEGIIIPPIKVVEKGEIVTGIMTLLLNNVRTPVEREGDFAAQIMANITGVTRLQELIDKYSLEKVDFYAASLNDYAESITRATIRDIPDGIYKFTDYMDGDGVDCENVPISVTMEIKDDSASLDFTRSGDQVSGSVNAVRSITLSAVLYVFRSLIKGDVPTNAGILRPIEVLTRKGSILDANFPAAVAGGNVETSQRVVDVVLGALAEAIPQRIPAASQGTMNNMTIGGMDERTGKPFAYYETLAGGMGGSATCRGEHATHSHMTNTLNTPVEALEYSYPFRVKTYCIRKNTGGSGKIPGGDGLVREIELLSDCEITVLSERRVNAPYGLQGGGPGTPGKNILIRNGEEKIQPGKFHSPLKKGDIIRMETPGGGGWGK encoded by the coding sequence ATGAATGTGAATCCGATCCTCCTTGAGGTTTTCAAGAACAGGTTTGCGGCAATCTCCGAAGAAATGGGCGTAACCCTGACCCGTACGGCTTTTTCCCCCAACATCAAAGAAAGACGCGATCTATCTTGCGCGGTATTTGACCGTAAAGGCGATATGGTCGCTCAGGCCGCCCATATCCCGGTCCATCTCGGGTCCATGCCATTGTCCGTTAAATCCGCTATTGAAAACAGCGATTTCAAGGATGGAGACATGGTTATGCTCAACGATCCTTTTAAGGGCGGCACCCATCTGCCGGATATTACGCTGGTTGCCCCGGTCTTCTGCGAAGGTTCACCGGAACCGGATTTTTACGTGGCCAACCGCGCCCACCATTCAGATGTGGGTGGTATGGCTTCCGGGTCCATGCCTTTGTCTACTTCGCTGTATCAGGAAGGAATAATCATTCCCCCGATCAAGGTTGTGGAAAAAGGCGAGATCGTAACCGGAATCATGACACTGCTACTTAATAATGTGCGTACCCCGGTAGAACGGGAAGGAGATTTTGCGGCTCAGATCATGGCCAACATCACAGGCGTGACCAGACTTCAGGAATTGATCGACAAATACAGTCTGGAAAAAGTTGATTTTTACGCTGCCAGCCTCAATGACTACGCCGAATCCATCACCCGTGCGACCATCCGGGATATTCCCGACGGCATCTACAAATTTACCGACTACATGGACGGGGACGGCGTGGACTGCGAGAACGTACCCATCTCCGTAACAATGGAAATCAAGGACGATTCCGCCAGCCTCGACTTTACCCGGTCCGGAGATCAGGTCAGCGGAAGTGTGAATGCGGTGCGTTCCATCACCCTTTCCGCCGTGCTATACGTATTTCGCTCCCTTATTAAGGGTGATGTACCCACCAACGCAGGCATCCTGCGTCCCATCGAGGTACTTACCCGCAAGGGTTCCATACTTGATGCAAACTTTCCCGCAGCTGTTGCGGGCGGAAATGTTGAGACCTCGCAGCGTGTGGTCGATGTTGTGCTCGGCGCTCTGGCTGAGGCGATTCCGCAACGCATCCCGGCTGCAAGTCAGGGAACCATGAATAACATGACCATCGGCGGCATGGATGAACGTACCGGCAAGCCGTTTGCTTATTACGAGACTCTTGCCGGCGGCATGGGCGGTTCTGCCACCTGTCGCGGAGAGCATGCCACCCATTCACACATGACCAATACTCTGAATACTCCGGTGGAAGCACTGGAATACAGCTACCCTTTCCGCGTAAAAACATATTGTATCCGTAAGAATACCGGCGGATCAGGAAAGATTCCCGGCGGAGACGGCCTTGTGCGTGAGATCGAACTGCTTTCGGATTGCGAAATCACCGTCCTTTCAGAGCGGAGGGTCAATGCTCCATACGGTTTGCAGGGCGGCGGACCCGGAACTCCGGGAAAAAACATCCTCATCCGCAATGGCGAGGAAAAGATACAGCCCGGTAAATTTCATTCACCGCTCAAAAAAGGAGACATTATCAGGATGGAAACTCCTGGCGGCGGAGGCTGGGGTAAATAG
- a CDS encoding dihydroorotate dehydrogenase, which produces MDVSVDFAGLKLKNPILTASGTFGFGLEFQRFGDLESLGGIVVKGLSLKPREGNPMPRIAETPCGMLNAIGIQNPGVEDFINKKLPKLPWKTLPVLANLYATDAEEFGELAGVLAGEEGVAALEVNVSCPNVKEGGIAFGQDPRQITRVAEAVKKNAGNKPVIIKLSPNVTDITVCAKAAEDGGADALSLINTLSGMAVDIERRTPRLANVIGGLSGPAVKPVALRCVYQAVNAVKIPVMGLGGIICAEDAAEFLLVGATAVQIGTANFISPDTAFKVAEELPKVLERIKAESIDEFIGSLKV; this is translated from the coding sequence ATGGATGTATCAGTTGATTTTGCCGGACTGAAACTCAAGAATCCGATCCTGACCGCTTCCGGGACATTCGGTTTCGGCCTTGAATTCCAACGTTTTGGCGATCTTGAATCTCTGGGCGGGATAGTTGTTAAAGGACTTTCCCTCAAACCGAGGGAAGGAAATCCCATGCCGAGGATAGCGGAAACTCCGTGCGGTATGCTCAATGCCATCGGTATTCAGAATCCCGGAGTTGAGGATTTCATTAATAAGAAATTACCCAAACTGCCTTGGAAAACTTTGCCAGTTCTGGCCAATCTTTATGCCACTGACGCCGAGGAATTCGGCGAGTTGGCCGGAGTTCTGGCAGGTGAAGAGGGTGTTGCAGCCCTTGAGGTAAATGTTTCCTGTCCTAACGTAAAAGAGGGCGGTATCGCTTTCGGTCAGGACCCTCGCCAGATTACCCGAGTAGCCGAGGCAGTAAAGAAAAATGCCGGTAACAAGCCGGTAATCATCAAGCTTTCGCCCAATGTTACAGATATTACTGTATGCGCGAAAGCGGCTGAAGACGGCGGGGCGGATGCTTTATCGCTCATCAATACTTTATCCGGTATGGCGGTGGATATTGAACGCAGAACCCCGCGTCTTGCCAATGTCATCGGCGGTTTATCCGGTCCGGCAGTGAAGCCTGTTGCGCTCAGGTGTGTGTATCAGGCCGTGAATGCGGTTAAGATTCCGGTGATGGGGCTTGGTGGAATTATTTGTGCTGAAGATGCCGCGGAATTTCTGCTTGTCGGAGCTACAGCTGTGCAGATAGGAACCGCAAACTTCATCAGTCCCGATACAGCCTTTAAGGTTGCTGAAGAATTACCTAAGGTTCTTGAAAGGATAAAGGCTGAATCTATTGACGAATTTATCGGCAGTCTGAAAGTTTAG
- a CDS encoding dihydroorotate dehydrogenase electron transfer subunit, with product MSANNCRAVKVISNKPLGLPSPGEEIVELKLEYPDWKPGWRAGQFVMIRPVSWPLDLVWGRPFSICNADETSLTILFQVVGRGTARLLELKEGDEVNIWGPLGNFFSKPQNRPVLMLAGGMGIAPFSGYVDTHPQPENLKLFFAHRPPLENYPYKGIAGKVDVEDIQENSPEDIPTIIARIEELVKEYAEKDGLIVSCGPTPFLKTIWNAAKKYGADAELSLENRMACGVGACLGCVCKDADDHHTQVCTTGPVFNVNNLSLED from the coding sequence ATGAGTGCAAACAATTGCAGGGCTGTTAAAGTAATCAGCAACAAGCCCCTCGGACTTCCCTCACCCGGTGAGGAAATCGTCGAACTCAAGCTCGAATATCCGGACTGGAAGCCGGGCTGGCGGGCCGGACAATTCGTTATGATAAGGCCGGTTTCTTGGCCTTTGGACCTCGTTTGGGGACGTCCTTTCTCTATTTGTAACGCAGACGAGACCAGTCTGACTATCCTTTTTCAGGTGGTCGGTCGTGGTACAGCCCGTCTGCTGGAGCTAAAAGAAGGCGATGAAGTCAATATCTGGGGACCGCTGGGTAATTTTTTCAGCAAACCGCAGAATCGTCCCGTACTCATGCTCGCCGGAGGAATGGGCATAGCTCCCTTTTCCGGTTATGTCGACACCCATCCGCAGCCTGAAAATCTGAAATTGTTCTTCGCGCACCGTCCTCCGCTGGAAAATTACCCTTATAAAGGTATAGCGGGTAAGGTTGATGTAGAAGATATTCAGGAAAACAGCCCCGAAGACATCCCCACTATCATCGCAAGGATAGAGGAATTGGTCAAAGAGTACGCTGAGAAGGACGGACTTATTGTTTCATGCGGACCGACCCCGTTCCTGAAAACAATCTGGAATGCGGCCAAAAAGTACGGTGCAGATGCCGAACTTTCCCTCGAAAACCGCATGGCTTGCGGTGTCGGTGCCTGCCTTGGCTGTGTTTGCAAGGACGCTGACGATCATCATACTCAGGTTTGTACCACCGGTCCTGTTTTCAATGTAAACAATCTCAGTCTGGAGGATTAA
- a CDS encoding U32 family peptidase, translating to MNEHKPEILAPAGDKSSFLAAIAAGADAVYAGLKHFSARMEAYNFATGELAALAELGRENGVRTHIPMNTLIKPDDINSAARLVERISRTVKPDALIIQDIAMVDIARQAGFEGELHLSTLANVSHPVALKTAEKLGVDRVVMPRELNLDEIKMMAEACPDSMTLEMFVHGALCYSVSGRCYWSSFFGGKSSLRGRCVQPCRRLYGGAKRKEAPKRLFSCLDLSLDVLTKPTLSIPKVSSWKIEGRKKGPHYVYYTVSAYRMLRDNPNDAKVKKDATELLELALGRPSSHSVFLPQRPYTPLDPANETGSGFLIGITKQEKNGKPYFNCRQELLSGDFLRIGYQDQPGHQTMKIRKSIPKRGKVSIPVKGKTRLKSGTRVFLIDRREEGLVKALKQLDSRLSKIKVAEKVASNLTIDLPHPCPKAERTARHTLQRNPPKGKTKFGTDVWLSMNALKRTPRPAVSKIWWHLPPVVWPDEEKEIQKIIDICLSGDGHDFVLNAPWQKAFFPKNAKVRFHAGPFCNVSNPLTIEMLADMGFSSAYVSPELARDDFLALPQNSPLPLGVVLSGMWPLGLSRIIADETELMSPIYSQKKEICWARQYGQTYWIYPGWPLDFNAERKVLENSGYSIFLDIQEPWPRAVPEPHRTSNFNWDLSLL from the coding sequence ATGAATGAACATAAACCAGAAATTCTTGCTCCGGCAGGCGATAAATCCTCTTTCCTTGCAGCTATAGCCGCAGGTGCTGACGCCGTCTATGCCGGACTTAAACATTTTTCCGCCCGTATGGAAGCTTATAATTTCGCTACCGGCGAACTTGCGGCCCTTGCGGAGCTGGGTAGGGAAAACGGGGTTCGTACCCACATTCCCATGAACACACTGATCAAACCGGATGATATCAATTCCGCTGCCCGTCTTGTGGAACGAATCTCCCGTACCGTCAAGCCGGATGCCCTGATTATTCAGGACATAGCCATGGTCGATATTGCACGACAGGCCGGATTTGAAGGAGAGCTGCATCTCTCCACCCTTGCCAATGTCAGCCATCCCGTGGCCCTGAAGACCGCAGAAAAGCTGGGGGTAGACCGCGTGGTCATGCCTCGCGAACTGAATCTTGATGAAATCAAGATGATGGCCGAAGCATGTCCTGATTCCATGACCCTTGAAATGTTCGTACACGGTGCACTCTGCTATTCCGTTTCCGGCCGCTGCTACTGGAGCTCCTTTTTCGGTGGCAAAAGCAGCCTGCGCGGACGCTGTGTTCAGCCCTGCCGCAGACTGTACGGCGGAGCTAAACGGAAAGAAGCTCCCAAGCGTCTTTTTTCCTGTCTGGACCTAAGCCTTGATGTTCTTACCAAGCCGACCCTTTCCATTCCCAAAGTAAGTTCATGGAAAATTGAAGGACGCAAAAAAGGCCCTCATTACGTATACTACACTGTATCCGCTTACCGCATGCTGCGCGATAATCCCAATGACGCCAAAGTCAAAAAGGATGCCACGGAGCTGCTTGAACTCGCACTGGGCAGACCTTCATCGCACTCCGTATTCCTGCCGCAACGTCCCTATACTCCGCTCGATCCGGCTAACGAGACAGGATCAGGCTTTCTGATCGGAATCACCAAGCAGGAGAAAAACGGCAAACCGTATTTCAATTGCAGACAGGAACTGCTTTCCGGAGACTTCCTGCGTATCGGCTATCAGGATCAGCCCGGACACCAGACCATGAAAATCAGGAAATCCATCCCCAAACGGGGTAAAGTTTCCATTCCCGTAAAAGGAAAAACCCGCCTCAAATCAGGCACCCGTGTTTTCCTGATCGACCGCCGTGAAGAGGGGCTGGTAAAGGCACTTAAACAGCTCGATTCAAGACTTTCAAAGATCAAAGTTGCGGAAAAAGTTGCCAGCAACCTGACTATTGACCTGCCGCACCCCTGCCCGAAAGCGGAACGGACCGCTCGTCATACTTTGCAACGCAACCCGCCGAAAGGAAAGACCAAATTCGGTACCGATGTATGGCTTTCCATGAACGCTCTCAAGCGTACTCCGCGTCCGGCCGTATCAAAGATATGGTGGCACCTGCCCCCGGTTGTCTGGCCTGACGAAGAGAAGGAAATCCAGAAAATTATCGACATCTGTCTCAGCGGCGACGGACACGATTTTGTTCTCAATGCACCTTGGCAGAAAGCGTTTTTCCCGAAAAATGCCAAAGTCAGGTTCCACGCAGGACCTTTCTGCAACGTTTCCAATCCGCTGACCATCGAAATGCTGGCCGATATGGGATTTTCATCCGCCTACGTCAGCCCGGAACTGGCACGCGATGATTTTCTTGCCCTGCCCCAGAACAGTCCGCTCCCGCTGGGAGTTGTACTTTCCGGCATGTGGCCGCTGGGTCTTTCCAGAATCATAGCTGATGAAACAGAACTGATGAGTCCCATCTACAGCCAGAAAAAAGAGATCTGCTGGGCACGCCAATACGGACAAACCTACTGGATTTATCCGGGCTGGCCGCTTGATTTCAACGCGGAACGCAAAGTGCTGGAAAATTCCGGCTACTCCATATTCCTTGATATTCAGGAGCCGTGGCCCCGAGCTGTGCCCGAACCGCACCGCACCAGTAACTTCAACTGGGATTTAAGCTTATTGTAA
- a CDS encoding phenylpyruvate tautomerase MIF-related protein, producing the protein MPFIRVETNVDVTGEDFTAGISKLIAGNLGKPESFVMVCVHSGLKMSFGGKFDPCALLTLKSLGLQASQCKELSSALTGFMGEKLGISADRIYIEFADHDREMFGWNGGTFG; encoded by the coding sequence ATGCCATTCATTAGAGTTGAGACCAATGTAGATGTTACTGGTGAAGATTTTACTGCCGGGATTTCAAAGCTGATCGCGGGCAATTTGGGCAAGCCTGAATCGTTCGTTATGGTTTGCGTTCACTCCGGTCTAAAGATGAGTTTCGGCGGAAAATTTGATCCGTGCGCACTGTTGACCTTGAAGAGTCTTGGTTTGCAGGCCTCTCAGTGCAAGGAACTTTCATCGGCACTAACAGGATTTATGGGCGAAAAACTCGGTATTTCAGCTGATAGGATTTATATCGAATTCGCAGATCACGACAGGGAAATGTTTGGCTGGAACGGCGGAACTTTTGGATAG